A genomic stretch from Arachis stenosperma cultivar V10309 chromosome 3, arast.V10309.gnm1.PFL2, whole genome shotgun sequence includes:
- the LOC130965842 gene encoding uncharacterized protein LOC130965842: protein MADVPPPSLSELMRMVAELQQANQRMADENQIMAAQIAELNHVRIEHDDAHREEGEEHHSQPTHVSETAQHEEQQSEDKKEESKDSVGPFTEEVMNFELPKRFTLPLTLTPYDGLGDPRKFIKKFRSIMIVNGASDTVLCRCFPNYLDGPALDWLCALPAGSISRFHQLARLFEEHFAGSAIYLHDSDYLNTIKQGPNESLKDYMTRFTKVAISIPDLHPEVHLHAIKSGLRPGKFQETIAVAKPKTLAEFREKAKGQIDIEELRQARKSDKSHFREEDKSSSFKKSFKLTPRFDSYTQFNTKREDIIKEILNSKLIKPPRKAGTYQDTKNVDKSKYCTFHQKHGHNTDDCVVAKDLLERLARQGHLDKYIGGHIQKRASSSTTHDLSEQHRGKEGASSTQYDRPRGIINCISGGYASGGYTSSARKRSFRAICSVDGTKQHATIPNPQPEVTFTHADFNSNIQNLDDPVVITLQLGDLLVKKVLLDPGSSADVLFYSTFQKMKLSDNMLQPTGGDLVGFSGERVPVLGSVWLQTTLGEQSLSKTNDIQYLVVDCFSPYNIILGRPFLNKFGAIVSTVHLCVKFPLQDHQVVTIHGDHKEARQCYNISMKFQNRSTQQVNNVGLNKKEDAIAELDPRADFHDRPKPSDDLQKVYFNNDSNKFTYVGTSLNGPELQAITIFLQQNADLFAWTPSDMPGIDPQIISHRLAINPAIRPIQQKKRRLGDEKRRASLEETQKLIKAEFIREIRFTTWLANVVMVRKQNGKWRMCVDFTDLNKACPKDSYPLPSIDSLVDNASGYATLSFMDAYSGYNQIMMHPSDQNKTAFITDFGNYCYKVMPFGLKNAGATYQRLMDKVFAKQIGRNIEVYVDDMVAKTKVGNNHIDDLTEIFDQIRKYNMRLNPEKCAFAVQGGKFLGFLLTCRGIEANPDKCRAVLDMASPNTVKEVQRLTGRLAALSRFVPCLASTSIPFFQTIKKKNKFEWNDDCERAFSKLKTTLSQPPILQKPLQGEHLFLYLSVTDWAISSALVTERNKVQHPVYFVSKTLHHAELNYPRIEKLALALIFSARRLRPYFQSHVINVRTDHPLRQVLHKPEIAGRLIKWAVELSEFDITYQPRGPIKLQFLADFIAELTLPSADDDVKHWILYVDGSSNNGGCGAGIRLEADDGFILEHSIHLAFKASNNQSEYEALIAGLRLCLDLEISTIKVYCDSLLVVQQVNNLFQVKDPLLYKYSLLVKQLTKKFVNFEIEHIPREHNQRADILSKLGSTQSELSTLHQFTITSPTVSLTNVLSALQVKDWRHDFIHYLKTGNTPEGVQNDKKFRRQASSFTIINGTLYRRGYTRPLLKCLSKPEADIALAEVHEGICGTHTGARSLASKILRAGFFWPTLKQDSQQKIRSCNNCQRHAPLIHIPAEELHHSDISWPFNQWGLDILGPFPMAPGQVKFLIVAIDYFSKWVEAQPLAKITSQQMISFVWKNIICRFGIPQHITTDNGRQFADQKFQTFLQNFKIKQHFASVEHPQTNGLAEAANKVILHALKKKLDTTKGLWAELIPEVLWGYNTTPQTSTKETPFRLVYGSEAMIPVEISQKSIRTELNSQAEARRTELDTIEEVRDLAALKQRAAQHAVARHYNKSVRSRSFVKGDLVLRKTEIAWRPPTHGKLAANWDGPYRVTEVLGQGAYKLESLDGKLIPSTWNISSLKKFYS from the coding sequence GTTGGCGAGGTTATTTGAAGAACATTTCGCCGGATCCGCAATATATTTGCACGACTCCGACTACCTGAATACTATCAAGCAAGGACCTAACGAAAGCTTAAAGGATTATATGACTCGCTTTACCAAGGTCGCTATCAGCATACCTGACCTCCATCCCGAGGTTCATCTGCACGCAATTAAAAGCGGCCTCCGACCCGGAAAGTTCCAGGAGACGATCGCGGTGGCAAAACCGAAGACCCTCGCAGAATTTCGCGAGAAAGCAAAAGGACAAATTGACATCGAAGAGCTCAGACAAGCTCGGAAATCTGACAAATCGCACTTCCGCGAAGAAGATAAGAGCTCATCctttaaaaaaagttttaaactaACACCCCGATTTGATTCTTATACGCAGTTTAACACCAAGAGGGAAGACATCATCAAGGAAATCTTGAACTCCAAACTAATCAAGCCGCCGAGAAAAGCCGGCACATACCAGGATACAAAGAATGTGGACAAATCAAAGTACTGCACTTTCCATCAGAAACACGGCCACAACACCGATGATTGCGTGGTCGCCAAAGATCTTTTAGAGCGACTAGCCAGGCAAGGGCACCTTGACAAATACATAGGCGGTCACATCCAAAAACGCGCCTCAAGTTCCACAACGCATGACCTCTCAGAACAACACCGAGGAAAAGAAGGGGCATCTTCAACCCAGTATGACAGACCGCGAGGTATAATCAATTGTATTTCAGGGGGATACGCAAGTGGAGGATACACAAGCTCGGCAAGGAAAAGATCATTCCGAGCAATATGCTCGGTAGACGGAACAAAACAACATGCAACAATCCCTAATCCGCAACCAGAAGTCACTTTCACACACGCCGACTTCAACTCCAACATACAAAATTTAGATGACCCTGTGGTAATCACCCTTCAGCTAGGAGATCTATTAGTCAAAAAAGTACTCCTAGATCCCGGAAGCAGCGCCGACGTCCTCTTTTACTCCACGTTTCAAAAGATGAAGCTCAGCGACAACATGCTACAACCCACAGGAGGAGATTTAGTAGGTTTCTCGGGAGAACGCGTTCCAGTCCTCGGTTCAGTGTGGTTACAAACCACACTGGGTGAGCAATCTCTTTCAAAAACTAATGACATTCAATATTTAGTTGTCGACTGTTTCAGCCCATATAACATTATTCTTGGCCGACCTTTTCTAAACAAGTTCGGCGCTATTGTATCTACAGTTCATCTCTGCGTAAAGTTTCCACTGCAGGACCACCAAGTAGTTACAATCCATGGCGACCACAAAGAAGCAAGACAATGTTACAACATCAGCATGAAGTTCCAAAATCGTTCAACGCAACAAGTAAACAACGTCGGCCTAAACAAAAAAGAGGACGCGATAGCAGAGCTAGATCCGAGAGCCGACTTCCATGATCGCCCAAAGCCTTCTGACGATCTACAAAAAGTGTATTTCAACAATGATTCTAATAAATTTACATATGTAGGCACCTCACTCAATGGACCCGAGTTACAAGCCATAACAATCTTCCTACAACAAAACGCCGATCTTTTCGCATGGACGCCATCAGACATGCCAGGAATTGACCCACAGATAATCAGCCACAGACTAGCAATAAACCCGGCCATCCGACCAATCCAGCAGAAGAAACGAAGACTCGGCGACGAGAAAAGGAGAGCATCACTAGaagaaacacaaaaactcatcaAAGCCGAGTTTATCAGGGAAATCAGATTCACCACCTGGTTAGCAAATGTGGTAATGGTAAGAAAACAAAACGGTAAGTGGCGCATGTGCGTCGATTTCACTGATTtaaacaaagcatgccccaagGATTCGTATCCTCTGCCATCCATAGACTCTTTAGTGGACAATGCATCAGGCTATGCCACCCTAAGTTTTATGGATGCATATTCCGGGTATAATCAGATAATGATGCACCCCTCTGACCAAAATAAAACAGCTTTTATCACTGATTTTGGTAACTATTGCTATAAGGTTATGCCCTTTggattaaagaatgcaggtGCAACGTACCAACGCCTCATGGATAAGGTGTTCGCCAAACAAATCGGCCGGAATATCGAGGTTTATGTCGACGACATGGTCGCGAAAACAAAGGTCGGAAACAACCACATCGACGACCTCACAGAAATATTCGACCAGATCCGCAAGTACAACATGCGCCTAAATCCCGAGAAATGTGCATTCGCAGTTCAGGGGGGTAAGTTTTTGGGTTTTTTACTAACATGCAGGGGGATAGAggcgaacccggacaaatgccgaGCAGTACTGGACATGGCCAGCCCTAACACAGTAAAAGAAGTTCAGCGCCTCACAGGAAGACTCGCCGCACTTTCCAGATTTGTTCCTTGCCTTGCCTCAACTTCTATTCCTTTTTtccaaacaattaaaaagaaaaataaatttgaatggAACGACGATTGTGAGAGGgcattttcaaaattaaaaacaacacTCTCACAACCGCCGATATTACAAAAGCCCTTACAAGGGGaacatttatttttatatctgTCAGTTACTGATTGGGCAATTAGCTCGGCCCTTGTCACAGAACGAAATAAAGTGCAGCACCCGGTATACTTTGTCAGCAAAACACTCCACCATGCCGAACTCAATTACCCACGGATTGAAAAGCTCGCACTAGCACTGATATTCTCAGCCCGACGTCTGCGACCTTATTTCCAGAGTCATGTCATCAACGTCAGAACCGATCACCCACTAAGACAAGTATTGCACAAACCAGAGATTGCAGGTCGCCTTATAAAATGGGCAGTCGAACTATCCGAGTTCGACATCACATACCAACCGCGAGGACCGATCAAATTACAATTCCTAGCAGATTTCATTGCCGAACTCACACTACCATCTGCTGATGACGACGTAAAACACTGGATCTTATATGTGGACGGCTCTTCAAATAACGGAGGCTGTGGTGCGGGAATTCGGCTAGAGGCCGACGACGGATTCATATTGGAACACTCCATACACCTCGCTTTCAAAGCCAGCAACAACCAATCAGAATATGAGGCACTCATCGCCGGACTCCGACTATGTTTAGATCTTGAAATCTCAACAATAAAGGTATATTGTGATTCCTTGTTGGTCGTACAGCAGGTAAACAACCTTTTTCAGGTAAAAGACCCCCTGCTCTATAAGTACTCATTATTAGTAAAAcagttaacaaaaaaatttgtcAACTTTGAAATAGAACATATACCACGAGAACATAATCAAAGAGCAGATATCTTATCTAAGCTCGGCAGTACACAATCCGAACTATCTACACTCCACCAGTTCACAATAACATCACCCACTGTTAGTCTGACAAACGTGCTAAGTGCTTTACAGGTAAAAGATTGGCGACACGACTTTATACACTATCTAAAAACAGGTAACACACCAGAAGGGGTCCAGAATGATAAAAAATTCCGACGCCAAGCATCTTCCTTCACAATCATCAACGGAACACTATACCGACGAGGTTATACTCGGCCCCTACTAAAATGTCTCAGCAAACCAGAGGCCGACATAGCTTTGGCAGAGGTTCACGAAGGAATCTGTGGCACGCATACAGGAGCTCGGAGCTTAGCATCAAAGATCCTACGAGCCGGCTTCTTCTGGCCAACTTTGAAACAGGACAGCCAGCAAAAGATCAGATCTTGCAATAATTGCCAAAGGCACGCACCACTAATACACATACCCGCCGAGGAATTGCATCATTCGGACATCAGTTGGCCATTCAACCAATGGGGTCTAGATATACTCGGGCCTTTCCCTATGGCACCGGGCCAGGTAAAATTTCTTATTGTCGCCATTGACTATTtctctaaatgggtggaagcccAACCTTTAGCTAAAATAACGTCACAGCAAATGATTTCATTCGTTTGGAAAAATATTATTTGCCGCTTCGGCATACCTCAGCACATCACTACTGACAACGGCCGCCAGTTCGCCGATCAGAAATTTCAAACATTTTTGCAGAATTTCAAAATAAAGCAACATTTCGCCTCTGTTGAGCATCCTCAAACAAACGGACTAGCCGAAGCCGCAAACAAGGTCATTCTTCACGCACTCAAGAAAAAGCTCGATACCACAAAAGGACTATGGGCCGAACTCATACCTGAAGTCCTTTGGGGATACAACACCACTCCACAAACATCAACGAAAGAAACACCTTTTCGGCTGGTATATGGGTCGGAAGCCATGATTCCCGTGGAGATCTCCCAGAAGTCAATCAGAACCGAACTCAACAGTCAAGCAGAAGCTCGAAGAACCGAGCTAGATACAATCGAAGAAGTTCGAGATCTAGCCGCATTGAAGCAACGCGCGGCACAGCACGCAGTCGCTCGGCATTACAACAAATCAGTCAGAAGCCGATCATTCGTGAAAGGAGATCTAGTCCTCCGCAAAACTGAAATTGCTTGGCGACCACCAACACACGGGAAGCTTGCAGCCAATTGGGACGGACCATACCGAGTAACAGAAGTCCTCGGCCAAGGAGCTTACAAGCTAGAATCCCTAGATGGTAAACTCATACCTAGTACATGGAACATATCTTCCTTAAAGAAGTTTTACAGTTAA